GTGTCTTCGTTCCCGCCGAAGTTCTCGCGATCGATGTTGACGCGTGTGACGTTGCCGCCGCCCGTCAGGTTGACTCCGTCGGTGAAAAAGAAGGAGAAGTCGACGAATTGCGTTCCCACCTCTGCCTGCGCGGCGGCGTACTTGAACGAGAGTGTGAACTCGGAGACTCCGGGCGGGAGTGCAGCGATCGGACGGTTCGGATCGTCGATCACCGTCGTGTCTCTTACGGTCGATCCGGTCCCAGTGCCAGCTGGAACGTCAATGACCAGTGCTCCAACGCCTGTGCCGGAAGCACCAGTCGGTGTTAGCGGTGCAGGGACAATGTCAATGTTTCCGTTGAAGTCTGTTGAAGCATCTTCGAAGTCCTCTTCGAAGAGAATCGTGCTGGACTGCGCCACGGACGCGCAACCGGCGAAGGCGATGACTGCGGCGAGTGTTGAGAGTGAGTGATTGAGCATCTAAGTCCTCCTGTGGAAGTGAAAATTTGAGTCGTGTGGAAGCACTACGCTGGAGACTGGAGCGTCGGCGATACAGCGGGACCGTCGTTTGACCAGACCCGCTCGTTCGAGAGGCTCTGATGTTCGGCATGCGGCTCGCCGTCCGCGAACGTGACGAGGCGTGGCGTGATCAACTGTGGCCCCCGCGCCTCTTCGCCGTTTAGCTGTGCGTGGAGCCGTTGGACAAGTGCTTGCCCGATCGCATCAAAGTCCTTGTCCGCGGTTGCTGCGGGCGGCCGATGAATGAGCCCGAGCTTGCGAAGATGGGCCCAGGTGTTGTCGTAACCCGTGACGACGGGGCGTGGTGACGACGGGTCGAGTGCGTAGTCGACCGCCTCGCTTGCGACTGCAGCGCAGTAGTCGGAAGCGCAGACGATGGCATCGGGCCGATCGGGAAGGTGGAGCAGCGGGGCGAGGTAGCCGGCGAGGTATCTCGCGTCCGCTTCGCGAGCGGAAAGGTCCATGGCCTCGTCCCGAAAGACTGCGTCCACCTCCAGTGGTGCAAAGGGCTCGAGTCCAGATTCGTCCATTGCCTGCCGATAGCCCGCGATCCGCTGCTGCCACCAGGTTGGGAATCGCTCCGCCTCTCGAATGGAAGACTTGACGCGCAGGTATGGCACCGGACGCCGGCATCCGCGCTGCTCGATGAGCCACCGCGTCATCAGGTAGCCACCGGCTCGGTGATCGGATGCGACGATGTCACCGAGCTTGCTGCCGCTCGAGTCTGCCACCGAATCGTCTCGAAATCCGTAGGCGACGACCGGGACACCGAGTTCGTGGGCCCTGGCAACGACGCTCTTTTCGGTGGTGTCGCGTGCCTTGAGTGACGTGGCAACCACCACGCCGCTGACGCCCTCACGAGCCACCGCAGGCAGAGTC
The window above is part of the Planctomycetota bacterium genome. Proteins encoded here:
- a CDS encoding LacI family DNA-binding transcriptional regulator; the encoded protein is MPSLAAIPWKTHKHQRVASQLDRLRADGRIGDGRVLPPERELSELCGVSRPTLRQVMQTLEAHGRVKSHARRGRVLVADPIDQEATPRSLSQMIALVTDDKQENLSGGGAPRGYSAQLTSAVTEAAVAAGYDLLVLRLSSAESTLPAVAREGVSGVVVATSLKARDTTEKSVVARAHELGVPVVAYGFRDDSVADSSGSKLGDIVASDHRAGGYLMTRWLIEQRGCRRPVPYLRVKSSIREAERFPTWWQQRIAGYRQAMDESGLEPFAPLEVDAVFRDEAMDLSAREADARYLAGYLAPLLHLPDRPDAIVCASDYCAAVASEAVDYALDPSSPRPVVTGYDNTWAHLRKLGLIHRPPAATADKDFDAIGQALVQRLHAQLNGEEARGPQLITPRLVTFADGEPHAEHQSLSNERVWSNDGPAVSPTLQSPA